CGCCTGAAACATTCGACGCCTATCTCAGCAGATTTCTCAACGACATCACCTAATGGGGAGAAAGACTATGAAACGCAGAACTCTACTTGCAACCGCGACGGCCTTCGGTCTCATCGCTCAAGTCGGCTTCGCCGCAGCCGACGTGGTCAAAATTGGCGTTCTGGCGCCCGTCTCCGGCCCGCAGGCCGCCGATGGTCAGGAGATGGTCAATGGCGCCCAGCTCGCCATTGACGAGCTGAACGCTGCCGGTGGCGTCGCGGGTCACACGTTTGAACTGGTCGTGGGTGACGTCGTCGACGGCGCGGCGGACAAGGTCACGACGGCGGCGGAACGTTTGCTGGGCGACCGCCAAATGGGCGCGATCATGACGGGCTATGCCTCCGGTTCAAATTTCGAGATCGAGCTGATGGCCGAGATGGAGATGATCTACATGGTCTCGGCCAACTCGTCCCAAACCGAGGGGATTATTGCGCCCGACCCGGATGCTTTTCCGACAGTCTGGTCGCTCACTCCGTCCTTTGCAGGCTACAACACAGAGATCGTGCCGGTCATAGAAGGGCTGGCGGCGGACGGGAAACTTGACCTGCCGAACAAAAAGGTCGCACTGATCGCTTCGGACAATCCCTACTCCAAAGGGATTGCCGATGGAATGGTCGAAGCCTTTACTGGCGCCGGATGGGAAGTCGTGACCAACGATCTTCTGCCCTTTGGCGAAATCAACGACTGGCGCGGCTTCCTGGGTACGGTAAGAGAGGCGGAGCCAGCTGTCATCATCAACACCGATTACGTGTCGTCCAACGCTGCGCTTTTCGTGTCCCAGTTCAACGAAAACCCGACCGACAGCCTGGTGTTTATCCAATATGCACCATCCGTCCCCGAATTCATTGAACTGACGAAAGAGCAGTCTTCGGGCATCGTCTACAACCTGCTCGGCGGTATCTTGAACACGCCGACCAACCCGCGTGCGGCAGAGGTGATGGCCAAGTACAAGGACGCTTTCGGCAACGAGCCGGGCACCTATGGCGCGGCCCTCTATGAACAGGTGCTGATCTATGCCGCAGCCCTTGAGAAGGTGGGCGATCCTGCCGATCGTGTAGCGATTGGCGAGGCCATCGGAGCCTCCAGCACCCAAACCGCCATGGGCATGGTGTCCTTCGATCCGGCCACCCATCTGGCGGTCCAGTCCAACGAGGGCATCCCCCTGCAGTTCTATCAAATCCAGGATGGCGAGCGGGCGCTGTTCTACCCGCCGGTCTATGCCACGGGCGAGTTTGTTGAACCTGCCTGGATGAAGTGATCTCCCGAGGCGGGCTGCGCGTGTCCATCCGCGTGCAGCCCGGCTCTAGTTTTTGAGAGCCTCCCATGACCCGATCCATTCTTTCCGTGCACAATGTCAGCAAGCGCTTTGGCGGGTTGACGGCGGTGAACAATGTAAGCTTTGACGTGAAGCCGGGCGAACTTCTGGGCATTGCCGGACCGAACGGGTCCGGAAAAAGCACGCTGTTCAACCTCATGACGCGCATTCCGTTCGGTCCAAGTGAAGGTCAGGTCACGTTTGACGGCCAGAGGATAGACACGCTGGCGCCGCACAAGATAGCTGGACTGGGGCTGTCTCGAACATTTCAGAAGGATGTCGAATTTCCGGACCTTTCAGCGTCGGAAACGGTGCATATCGCGGCGACTTATGGCGGTCGTCACGCGCGCAAAACGGGGGCAGACATTCTGGACTTCGTCGATTTCGCCACGGATCGCCGGGAAATGCACACGACTGAATTGTCCGTTTATGAACGCAAGCAGCTTATGATAGCCTCGGCGTTGGTGATGGACCCCAAGGTCCTGATGTTGGATGAACCGGCCTCCGGCCTTACCCGCCCCGAAATCAACGCGCTTGAGGCTCTCTTACGCAAAATCAGCCAAAGTGGTGTGACCATCCTGTTGATCGAGCACGTGCTGGGCCTCCTGATGGCCGTCTCCGAGCGCCTGATCGTTTTGAACCAGGGCGCGCTTTTGGCGGAAGGGCACCCCAAGGATGTGATGCAAGACCCTGCGGTGATTGAAGCTTATCTCGGCGCGCGCGCGGCATGACGCGGGTCCTCGACGTCTCCGGCATTGATGCGGCCTATGGCTCGGTAACGGTTCTGCGTGGGCTCAGCCTGCATATGAACGCAGGCGAAAATATCGGGCTTTTTGGTCCCAATGGCCATGGCAAGACAACGCTGTTGCGGGTGATCTCCGGCCTGATGAGGCCACGGGCGGGCCAGGTGAGATTTCAAGGAGAGGATATCACCGGCGCGCGGCCTTCGGTCATCGTGTCGAAAGGCCTGGTGCAATCACAGCAGGGCAACACGCTTTTTGGCGACATGGCGGTCGCGGAAACACTTGAAATGGCTGCCTTCACGAAACCGGCTCGCGCCGTTGCGCAAGCCTCCCTTGCGCAGGTCTATGACCTCTTTCCGCGTCTGGCTGAACGCGGACCGCAAAAGGCCAAAACCCTGTCAGGGGGCGAACGTCAAATGCTGTCGATCGGCGCGGCCTTGATGTGCGCGCCGCGCCTGCTTTTGCTGGACGAGCCGACACTTGGCCTGTCGCCCAAGCTGAAAGAAGAGCTGGCTGTTGCGCTCAAGGATATTTCCGCCCGCGTGCCCGTGGTGGTGGTCGAACAGGATGTGGAATTGCTTTTGTCCCTGGCGGACCGTCTCTACCTGATCGAGCATGGTGAAGTGGTGCGCGAGATCGCCCAGGACAATGCGCCCGACCACCAGGAAATCATGCAGATGTATTTCGGAGAGGGGGCGCATTGATGGATGCGTTGATGACAACCCTCGTGTCCGGCATCGTGTTGGGCTCGCTCTACGCGCTGATGGCCAGCGGCCTCAGCCTGATCTGGACGACGCTGGGTGTATTCAACTTCGCCCATGGTGCGCTGATGATGATCGGAGCCTTTGTCGCCTGGACCGTGTCCGAGCCCCTGGGGCTCGGTCTGTGGCCCGGATTGATGGCCGGTATTGGGTCGGCGGCCTTGCTGGGGATCATCATAGAGTTCCTGTTGGTCCGTCCGTTTTACGGCCGCTCGAACATGCTTCTAATTACCGTGATGACCACGCTGGCTGCGATGATCATCCTCGAGAAATCCGCACAGATAATCTGGGGTGCGCGGCTCAAGCAATTGCCGCGATTGGTCGAGGGTGATGTCTCTGTCTTCGGCGCGGTCGTGTCGGCCCATGAGGCGCTGATCGTTCTCTTGGCTCCGTTGATCCTTCTGGCGCTTTGGGCCTTTACCACCAAGACCGCAACAGGCCGATCCTTGCGCGCTGTGGGCCAGAACCAGGACGCGGCAGCGCTTCTGGGAATCAATGTACCGCTTACATTTGCGCTCGCCTTCGGTCTTGGCGCGGCGCTTGCCGGGCTGACGGGTGTACTTTTGGGCGGTATCCGGTTCATCACGCCAAGCCTTGGCGCAGAGCCGCTTGTCAAGGCGATGATCGTTGTGATCTTTGGCGGGCTTGGCTCGCTTGGAGCAACCGTCGGCGCAGCTTTTGTGATCGGATTGGCGGAAGCGTTTCTGGTGCTCGTTCTCGGTCTTTACTGGACGCCTTTCATGCTGTTTCTCGGGCTGATCGTTGTGCTTATTTTCCGGCCTAACGGCCTCTTCGGGAGGGCCTGAGATGCTGCGCACGCTCGGTCTTCTTCTGGCGCTCGTCGGCCTTGCTGTCGTGCCGATCTTTGTGACCGACAGTTATACCCGGCACCTGTTCATCCTGGCTTTTGTCTATGCAGTGATCGCGTCGAACTGGGACCTTTCACTGGGCTATGCAGGGTTGTTCAACTTCGGACACCTGACGTTCTTTGCAGCAGGCGTCTACACGGCGGCCCTTGCGGCCAAAACCTTCGGCGTAAACCCCTGGCTTGCCATTCCCATGGGCGGCGCGACGGCCGTGTTGGCCGC
This portion of the Hoeflea prorocentri genome encodes:
- a CDS encoding ABC transporter substrate-binding protein, which encodes MKRRTLLATATAFGLIAQVGFAAADVVKIGVLAPVSGPQAADGQEMVNGAQLAIDELNAAGGVAGHTFELVVGDVVDGAADKVTTAAERLLGDRQMGAIMTGYASGSNFEIELMAEMEMIYMVSANSSQTEGIIAPDPDAFPTVWSLTPSFAGYNTEIVPVIEGLAADGKLDLPNKKVALIASDNPYSKGIADGMVEAFTGAGWEVVTNDLLPFGEINDWRGFLGTVREAEPAVIINTDYVSSNAALFVSQFNENPTDSLVFIQYAPSVPEFIELTKEQSSGIVYNLLGGILNTPTNPRAAEVMAKYKDAFGNEPGTYGAALYEQVLIYAAALEKVGDPADRVAIGEAIGASSTQTAMGMVSFDPATHLAVQSNEGIPLQFYQIQDGERALFYPPVYATGEFVEPAWMK
- a CDS encoding ABC transporter ATP-binding protein, whose translation is MTRSILSVHNVSKRFGGLTAVNNVSFDVKPGELLGIAGPNGSGKSTLFNLMTRIPFGPSEGQVTFDGQRIDTLAPHKIAGLGLSRTFQKDVEFPDLSASETVHIAATYGGRHARKTGADILDFVDFATDRREMHTTELSVYERKQLMIASALVMDPKVLMLDEPASGLTRPEINALEALLRKISQSGVTILLIEHVLGLLMAVSERLIVLNQGALLAEGHPKDVMQDPAVIEAYLGARAA
- a CDS encoding ABC transporter ATP-binding protein; this translates as MTRVLDVSGIDAAYGSVTVLRGLSLHMNAGENIGLFGPNGHGKTTLLRVISGLMRPRAGQVRFQGEDITGARPSVIVSKGLVQSQQGNTLFGDMAVAETLEMAAFTKPARAVAQASLAQVYDLFPRLAERGPQKAKTLSGGERQMLSIGAALMCAPRLLLLDEPTLGLSPKLKEELAVALKDISARVPVVVVEQDVELLLSLADRLYLIEHGEVVREIAQDNAPDHQEIMQMYFGEGAH
- a CDS encoding branched-chain amino acid ABC transporter permease, producing MTTLVSGIVLGSLYALMASGLSLIWTTLGVFNFAHGALMMIGAFVAWTVSEPLGLGLWPGLMAGIGSAALLGIIIEFLLVRPFYGRSNMLLITVMTTLAAMIILEKSAQIIWGARLKQLPRLVEGDVSVFGAVVSAHEALIVLLAPLILLALWAFTTKTATGRSLRAVGQNQDAAALLGINVPLTFALAFGLGAALAGLTGVLLGGIRFITPSLGAEPLVKAMIVVIFGGLGSLGATVGAAFVIGLAEAFLVLVLGLYWTPFMLFLGLIVVLIFRPNGLFGRA